One Mugil cephalus isolate CIBA_MC_2020 chromosome 12, CIBA_Mcephalus_1.1, whole genome shotgun sequence DNA segment encodes these proteins:
- the glb1l gene encoding beta-galactosidase-1-like protein — protein MAAAVLLLAAAILVCSSISGNLVSGTRSFSIDYKNNCFLKDGRPFQYISGSIHYSRIPRFYWKDRLMKMYMTGLNAIQVYVPWNFHEAVQGIQNFTGDRDLEHFLDLANQTGLLVILRPGPYICAEWEMGGLPAWLLQKPNIILRSADTDYIEAVNNWLAVLLPKMKRWLYINGGNIITVQVENEYGSYYACDYNYMRHLRTLFRLFLGEDTVLFTTDGNTDREMTCGTLEGLYATLDFGTDTNVSVAFKRQRRFEPKGPLVNSEFYTGWLDHWGDPHAVVDAQKVSRVLGEMLAMGANVNMYMFEGGTNFGYWNGADHDTRFRSVVTSYDYDAPLTEAGDPTEKLLAIRDVIAQFMQVPSGPMPPATPKFAYGFVTLRKVGNMSDLLNTLSPAGPVESQYPLTFEEIKQYYGYVLYRTTLPRDLSEPTPLISPLNGVHDRAYVSINGVFLGLLERDTALVMNVTGRQGDTVDILVENMGRVNFGSKINDYKGLLSNLILGKDVLTGWKIYPLDIDGAIAGGWPHSGSKKSVLAPWRDSPAGPAFYMGTLQPNGLSWDTFLKLSEWTKGQVWINGVNLGRYWPARGPQQTLYVPGPLLSTSVPNNITVLELERAPAHLRVLFMDRPHLNATTGKSR, from the exons CTGTTCATCTATCAGTGGGAACCTG GTCTCTGGAACAAGATCTTTCTCTATAgactacaaaaacaactgtttcCTGAAAGATGGGAGGCCCTTTCAGTACATCTCAGGCAGCATCCACTACTCCAGAATCCCACGGTTCTACTGGAAAGACCGGCTGATGAAGATGTACATGACCGGACTCAATGCGATCCAAGT atatGTGCCATGGAACTTCCATGAAGCGGTTCAAGGCATCCAGAACTTCACGGGGGACAGAGATTTGGAGCATTTTTTGGATCTGGCCAACCAGACGGGACTTCTGGTCATCCTGCGTCCGGGGCCGTACATCTGCGCGGAATGGGAAAtg GGTGGATTGCCAGCATGGTTACTTCAAAAACCAAACATCATACTTCGCTCAGCAGACACGG ATTATATAGAGGCAGTCAACAACTGGCTCGCTGTTCTCCTCCCCAAAATGAAACGCTGGCTCTACATCAATGGGGGCAACATCATTACAGTCCAG GTTGAGAATGAATACGGAAGTTACTACGCATGTGACTACAACTACATGCGTCATCTGCGGACTCTGTTCCGCTTGTTTCTGGGTGAAGACACCGTCCTGTTCACCACTGATGGAAACACGGACAGGGAAATGACATGTGGGACTCTGGAAGGACTGTACGCCACATTAGACTTTGGCACAG ACACCAACGTATCTGTAGCCTTCAAACGCCAAAGACGATTTGAACCTAAAGGACCCTTG GTGAACTCGGAGTTCTACACTGGCTGGCTGGACCACTGGGGAGATCCACATGCTGTGGTTGATGCTCAGAAGGTCAGCAGAGTGCTAGGAGAAATGCTAGCCATGGGGGCCAACGTCAACAT gtaCATGTTTGAAGGAGGAACCAACTTTGGCTACTGGAATG GCGCCGATCATGACACCAGGTTCCGCTCAGTGGTGACAAGTTACGATTACGACGCCCCGCTGACTGAGGCAGGGGACCCCACGGAGAAGCTGTTGGCCATCAGAGATGTCATAGCGCAG TTTATGCAGGTTCCCTCTGGTCCCATGCCACCAGCGACTCCCAAGTTTGCCTATGGATTTGTGACCCTTAGAAAG GTCGGAAACATGAGCGATCTGCTGAACACACTTTCACCTGCGGGGCCGGTGGAATCTCAGTATCCTCTGACGTTTGAAGAGATTAAACAG TACTATGGATACGTGCTGTATCGGACCACGCTGCCCCGGGACCTCTCAGAGCCCACGCCACTTATCTCCCCACTGAATGGGGTTCATGACCGCGCGTATGTGTCCATCAATGGG gTTTTCCTTGGACTTTTGGAGAGGGACACTGCTCTGGTGATGAACGTCACTGGACGGCAGGGAGACACGGTGGACATCCTTGTCGAGAACATGGGCAGGGTTAACTTCGGCAGCAAGATCAATGACTACAAG GGCCTGTTGAGCAACTTGATCCTGGGTAAAGATGTACTGACTGGTTGGAAGATTTACCCTTTGGACATTGATGGAGCCATTGCTGGCGGATGGCCTCATTCAGGCAGTAAAAAGTCCGTCCTCGCTCCTTGGCGAGATTCTCCAGCTGGACCAGCCTTTTACATGGGGACCTTGCAGCCTAACGGGCTTTCATGGGACACATTTCTCAAGCTGAGTGAATGGACAAAG GGTCAGGTCTGGATTAATGGCGTGAACCTCGGGCGATACTGGCCAGCCAGGGGTCCTCAGCAGACTCTGTATGTACCCGGACCCCTACTCAGCACCAGCGTGCCCAACAACATCACAGTGCTGGAGCTGGAAAGAGCCCCGGCACATTTACGCGTTCTCTTTATGGACCGGCCTCATCTTAATGCCACTACTGGAAAGTCTCGATAG
- the LOC125017706 gene encoding astacin-like metalloendopeptidase isoform X3, with protein sequence MDEIIKTNELQASQIIDGTTSLREGDIAVSAGRRSKVCFARSCPWSKSVDGHVYVAYRLSPEYSEIETRVIKKAMENVEQGTCVRFVPRTHQRDFIDIQPKSGCWSYLGSRGGGQTVSLQSPHCLQVGVISHEFMHTLGFVHEQSRFDRDNYVTIMWPNIWRDRLRNFEKFRSDGLDLPYDYGSIMHFGMYAYSQDGEPTIIAKNSKDIKLGQRSSLSNIDKLKINRLYKCGDNGD encoded by the exons atggatgaaatcattaaaacgAATGAGTTACAag CTTCGCAAATCATAGATGGCACTACCAGTCTCAGAGAGGGAGACATTGCTGTTTCTGCTGGAAGACGCTCCAAAGTCTGCTTTGCCCGGAGCTGCCCTTGGTCTAAATCAGTGGACGGACATGTCTATGTTGCATATAGACTCTCGCCTGAATACT CTGAAATCGAAACCAGGGTGATAAAGAAAGCTATGGAAAATGTAGAGCAGGGTACCTGTGTGCGGTTTGTTCCACGGACCCACCAGAGAGACTTCATCGACATCCAGCCAAAGTCTGG GTGCTGGTCCTACCTTGGTTCGCGTGGTGGAGGGCAGACCGTGTCTCTCCAGAGCCCTCACTGTCTTCAGGTTGGAGTGATTTCCCATGAATTCATGCACACCCTCGGCTTTGTGCACGAGCAGTCCCGATTTGACAGGGACAACTATGTCACCATCATGTGGCCCAACATTTGGAGAG ATCGATTGAGGAACTTTGAGAAGTTCAGGTCTGACGGTCTGGACCTGCCATATGACTACGGCTCAATCATGCACTTTGGGAT gTACGCCTACTCTCAGGATGGGGAACCGACCATCATTGCTAAAAACAGCAAGGACATAAAGCTGGGCCAGAGATCAAGTCTCAGTAACATTGACAAGCTGAAAATCAACAGACTTTATAAATGTG gtGACAATGGTGATTGA
- the ankzf1 gene encoding ankyrin repeat and zinc finger domain-containing protein 1: MTVRGDCRCIFDLCSNVDAFGLREVDPVLKEAVNTEPPPDCLKDNKSPEDDRQGEGALVRDVSDKMFCSACKWSFINREEQREHYKLDWHRFNLRQKMVGLPPLTAEEFEKKTRAGDLSSISGSDSDSEDEDSDSDSRGTSSNATGTDNENSVDTRLINGRLHSKVFFQNTEGEYLSVYRCVLQRKSDEVLDAGSSLKAISKKTVWVILMTGGGHFAGAVFEGKEVLQHKTFHRYTVRAKRGTAQGLRDSQNRSHTPKSAGAALRRHNEAALVKDIQDLLITWAEYLKEASAIFVRAPSYNKTIFYGGRAAPLDKKDPRVRTLPFATRRATFREVQRVHDLLSTVHVYGKDTDMSAVISPSKKAWKNTVKPTAKINTDQREAEKEENHDSSDEEEGGEIQLEMVEMTLGTLDLREFEICPSRHKRRRRKKKEEAKIQNEGTGLSNAEANSQDEDLPEAVPAEDASQETQSKNKRKRKAQSKKQLEDIVDESGEYGLRDALFTACKVGDVDALHKLLQLPGETVESQVQPESNPFDVSSPLSLLNKPIDSSGFTLLHVATAAAQKAVVRLLLDAGADPACRDNKGQTPYIVASDKDTRNVFRKYMGENPDKYDYSKAQVPGPLTAELESKKVEKKKAQKAQRRQREKEQKEQMMKQEMEAEEKKKFASLTDREKRALAAEKRLAQQVAATGVGVSNIKRCWMCGESLLGKIPFQYLEYSFCTPQCVQAHRKANVPPGKT; this comes from the exons atgaCAGTCCGTGGAGACTGCCGTTGCATCTTTGACTTGTGCTCAAATGTTGACGCTTTTGGATTGAGGGAGGTGGACCCCGTCCTGAAGGAGGCTGTAAACACTGAGCCACCGCCAGACT GTCTGAAAGATAACAAAAGTCCAGAGGATGACAGACAAGGAGAGGGCGCCCTGGTTAGAGATGTGTCAGACAAGATGTTCTGCTCAGCCTGCAAATGGTCCTTTATTAACCGTGAGGAACAG AGGGAACACTACAAGCTCGACTGGCATCGGTTCAACTTGAGACAAAAGATGGTCGGATTGCCACCCCTCACAGCAGAGGAGTTTGAGAAGAAGACCAGAGCTG GTGACTTGTCAAGTATCTCTGGTTCAGACTCCGACTCGGAGGACGAAGACTCGGATAGCGACAGCAGAGGGACGAGCAGTAATGCCACTGGCACAGATAACGAGAACTCTGTTGACACCCGCTTAATTAACGGTCGGCTCCACAGCAAGGTGTTTTTCCAGAACACGGAAGGAGAGTACCTCTCAGTGTACCGCTGCGTGCTGCAGAGAAAG TCGGACGAAGTGCTTGATGCAGGATCATCCCTGAAGGCCATAAGTAAGAAGACTGTGTGGGTCATTCTCATGACAGGTGGAGGCCACTTTGCGGGTGCTGTATTTGAAGG AAAAGAAGTCCTCCAGCACAAGACTTTCCACCGTTACACAGTTAGAGCGAAGCGGGGCACAGCTCAAGGGCTCAGAGACTCTCAGAACCGCAGTCACACACCTAAGTCTGCAGGAGCTGCTCTGAGGCGACACAATGAAGCAGCGCTTGTCAAG gACATTCAGGATCTTCTCATCACTTGGGCTGAATACTTGAAAGAGGCATCTGCAATATTTGTACGTGCCCCCAGCTACAACAAGACCATCTTTTATGGCGGCCGTGCAGCTCCCCTTGACAAAAAAGATCCCAGGGTCCGCACTCTCCCCTTCGCCACTCGCAGGGCGACATTTCGAGAGGTGCAGAGAGTGCATGATCTCCTTTCCACCGTTCATGTGTATG GGAAAGACACAGACATGTCTGCAGTCATCAGTCCGTCTAAGAAAGCATGGAAAAACACGGTTAAACCTACAGCTAAGATAAACACAGATCAGCGAGAAGCAGAGAAAG AAGAAAACCACGACAGCTCAGATGAAGAAGAGGGCGGGGAGATCCAGCTGGAGATGGTGGAGATGACATTAGGAACTTTGGACCTCAGAGAGTTTGAAATCTGTCCATCCAGGCACAaacgaaggaggaggaagaagaaggaggaagccAAAATTCAAAACGAGG GGACAGGATTAAGTAATGCAGAAGCAAACAGTCAAGACGAGGATTTGCCGGAGGCTGTGCCAGCAGAAGATGCTTCTCAAGAGACGCAGTcaaagaacaagagaaagagaaaagcacaGAGTAAGAAACAACTAGAAG ACATCGTTGATGAGTCTGGAGAGTACGGTCTGAGGGATGCACTCTTTACAGCCTGCAAGGTTGGGGATGTGGACGCCCTGCATAAACTACTTCAGCTACCCGGAGAAACTGTAGAGAGTCAAGTGCAGCCTGAAAGCAACCCTTTTGACGTCTCCAGTCCTCTATCTCTCCTCAATAAGCCCATAGACTCGTCGGGGTTCACTTTGCTGCATGTTGCCACGGCAGCTGCACAAAAGGCAGTGGTCAGGCTGCTACTAGACGCAGGAGCAGACCCGGCCTGCAG GGATAACAAAGGGCAGACCCCATATATTGTCGCCTCCGACAAGGACACTAGAAATGTCTTTCGTAAATACATGGGTGAGAATCCTGACAAATATGACTACAGCAAGGCGCAG GTCCCTGGGCCACTAACGGCAGAGCTCGAATCCAAAAaggtggagaagaaaaaggCCCAGAAGGCTCAGAGAAGACAACGAGAAAAGGAGCAGAAGGAGCAGATGATGAAACAagagatggaggcagaggaaaagaagaagtttgCGTCTCTGACAGATCGTGAAAAG AGAGCTCTGGCAGCTGAGAAGAGGTTAGCGCAGCAAGTAGCTGCAACTGGAGTAGGCGTCTCTAATATCAA GAGGTGCTGGATGTGTGGGGAATCTCTGCTTGGAAAGATCCCATTTCAATACCTGGAGTATTCGTTCTGCACTCCTCAATGTGTCCAGGCACATCGAAAAGCAAATGTTCCTCCAGGCAAAACCTAA
- the nanos2 gene encoding nanos homolog 1 produces MQGRDNLQRSLISNGDGYDMWHDYMNLGRLLERMCGRRELGHGDTQGPKKEPAANWSCIQTSSRRKDPKGSVETSSVSSLSDISCTGTSSDYCRFCKQNGESAMVYRSHKLRSADGKVTCPVLRKYTCPICEATGDDAHTRRYCPQAQRQEAPNMLPGSKFW; encoded by the coding sequence ATGCAAGGACGAGACAATCTCCAGCGTTCGCTCATCTCAAATGGGGACGGCTACGACATGTGGCACGACTACATGAACCTGGGCAGACTACTGGAGAGGATGTGTGGCAGGCGAGAGTTGGGCCACGGGGACACCCAGGGTCCCAAGAAGGAACCAGCAGCAAACTGGAGTTGCATCCAGACCTCATCCCGGCGTAAGGACCCCAAGGGCTCGGTTGAGACCAGTTCAGTCAGCAGCCTGTCGGACATCAGCTGTACCGGGACCTCCTCGGACTACTGCCGCTTTTGCAAGCAGAACGGGGAGTCTGCAATGGTGTACCGGTCACACAAGCTCAGATCAGCGGACGGGAAAGTCACCTGTCCCGTCCTCCGGAAATACACCTGTCCCATCTGCGAAGCCACTGGGGATGACGCGCACACGCGCCGCTACTGTCCGCAGGCGCAGCGGCAAGAGGCTCCCAACATGCTGCCAGGGTCCAAGTTCTGGTAG
- the LOC125017706 gene encoding hatching enzyme 1.2 isoform X1, which produces MQWIILLCMACLSAVHAQKFFLSPKWGPIGYREREEHNYGTAMDEIIKTNELQASQIIDGTTSLREGDIAVSAGRRSKVCFARSCPWSKSVDGHVYVAYRLSPEYSEIETRVIKKAMENVEQGTCVRFVPRTHQRDFIDIQPKSGCWSYLGSRGGGQTVSLQSPHCLQVGVISHEFMHTLGFVHEQSRFDRDNYVTIMWPNIWRDRLRNFEKFRSDGLDLPYDYGSIMHFGMYAYSQDGEPTIIAKNSKDIKLGQRSSLSNIDKLKINRLYKCGDNGD; this is translated from the exons ATGCAGTGGATTATCCTCCTGTGCATGGCTTGTCTCTCAGCTGTGCATGCCCAG aagtttTTCTTGAGCCCAAAATGGGGTCCCATCGGCTATCGAG AGCGTGAAGAGCACAATTATGGAACGGcaatggatgaaatcattaaaacgAATGAGTTACAag CTTCGCAAATCATAGATGGCACTACCAGTCTCAGAGAGGGAGACATTGCTGTTTCTGCTGGAAGACGCTCCAAAGTCTGCTTTGCCCGGAGCTGCCCTTGGTCTAAATCAGTGGACGGACATGTCTATGTTGCATATAGACTCTCGCCTGAATACT CTGAAATCGAAACCAGGGTGATAAAGAAAGCTATGGAAAATGTAGAGCAGGGTACCTGTGTGCGGTTTGTTCCACGGACCCACCAGAGAGACTTCATCGACATCCAGCCAAAGTCTGG GTGCTGGTCCTACCTTGGTTCGCGTGGTGGAGGGCAGACCGTGTCTCTCCAGAGCCCTCACTGTCTTCAGGTTGGAGTGATTTCCCATGAATTCATGCACACCCTCGGCTTTGTGCACGAGCAGTCCCGATTTGACAGGGACAACTATGTCACCATCATGTGGCCCAACATTTGGAGAG ATCGATTGAGGAACTTTGAGAAGTTCAGGTCTGACGGTCTGGACCTGCCATATGACTACGGCTCAATCATGCACTTTGGGAT gTACGCCTACTCTCAGGATGGGGAACCGACCATCATTGCTAAAAACAGCAAGGACATAAAGCTGGGCCAGAGATCAAGTCTCAGTAACATTGACAAGCTGAAAATCAACAGACTTTATAAATGTG gtGACAATGGTGATTGA
- the hce2l1 gene encoding high choriolytic enzyme 1 — protein sequence MHSTMMFLGILFGLLTQASTLPLKNSTGVHEGKVRLKRKYSDEIIDLDEMTVMDQILVVNSRLQLPRGLTFRDGDIASSYVRSAINCPGNACLWPKSVDGFVYVPYIISPLYDDMDRITIETGMQDIVAGTCVKFVPRTHEANFLDVQPRYGCWSFLGQTGGSQTLSLQTPGCMWSGVAAHEFMHALGFVHEQSRSDRDRYVTVVWKNIMADRINNFRKQATNNLHSPYDYNSVMHYGRYAFSENGGPTIIPKPDPYIPIGQRDGPSALDLHKINVLYNCGADD from the exons ATGCATTCTACCATGATGTTTCTGGGTATCTTGTTTGGCTTACTAACCCAGGCCAGCACGCTACCACTCAAG AATTCTACTGGAGTTCATGAAGGGAAAGTGAGATTGAAAAGGAAATACTCAG atgaaaTTATAGACCTTGATGAAATGACTGTCATGGATCAAATCCTGGTAGTCAATAGCA GACTGCAACTCCCCAGAGGACTGACATTTAGAGATGGAGATATTGCCAGTTCATACGTACGGAGTGCCATAAACTGCCCTGGCAATGCATGTCTGTGGCCCAAATCGGTGGATGGATTTGTTTATGTTCCCTACATCATCTCTCCATTATATG ATGACATGGACAGAATCACCATAGAAACTGGGATGCAGGACATCGTCGCTGGAACGTGTGTTAAATTTGTTCCGCGCACTCATGAAGCCAACTTCCTCGATGTTCAGCCTAGATATGG CTGCTGGTCATTTCTGGGGCAGACTGGTGGAAGCCAAACCCTGTCACTGCAGACTCCTGGGTGCATGTGGTCCGGAGTGGCCGCCCACGAGTTCATGCACGCCCTGGGGTTTGTGCATGAGCAGTCGCGCTCCGACCGAGACCGCTATGTCACAGTTGTATGGAAAAACATCATGGCAG ACCGTATAAACAACTTCAGGAAACAGGCGACAAACAATCTTCATAGCCCATATGACTACAACTCTGTCATGCACTATGGACG ATATGCCTTCTCTGAAAACGGTGGACCAACAATAATCCCCAAACCAGATCCTTACATTCCCATTGGCCAGAGAGACGGACCCAGTGCGCTAGACCTCCATAAGATAAATGTCCTATATAACTGTG GTGCCGATGACTAA
- the LOC125017706 gene encoding hatching enzyme 1.2 isoform X2 — protein sequence MAATTRVQEQLPPNSKFFLSPKWGPIGYREREEHNYGTAMDEIIKTNELQASQIIDGTTSLREGDIAVSAGRRSKVCFARSCPWSKSVDGHVYVAYRLSPEYSEIETRVIKKAMENVEQGTCVRFVPRTHQRDFIDIQPKSGCWSYLGSRGGGQTVSLQSPHCLQVGVISHEFMHTLGFVHEQSRFDRDNYVTIMWPNIWRDRLRNFEKFRSDGLDLPYDYGSIMHFGMYAYSQDGEPTIIAKNSKDIKLGQRSSLSNIDKLKINRLYKCGDNGD from the exons ATGGCGGCGACAACCCGAGTTCAAGAGCAGCTTCCACCAAATTCG aagtttTTCTTGAGCCCAAAATGGGGTCCCATCGGCTATCGAG AGCGTGAAGAGCACAATTATGGAACGGcaatggatgaaatcattaaaacgAATGAGTTACAag CTTCGCAAATCATAGATGGCACTACCAGTCTCAGAGAGGGAGACATTGCTGTTTCTGCTGGAAGACGCTCCAAAGTCTGCTTTGCCCGGAGCTGCCCTTGGTCTAAATCAGTGGACGGACATGTCTATGTTGCATATAGACTCTCGCCTGAATACT CTGAAATCGAAACCAGGGTGATAAAGAAAGCTATGGAAAATGTAGAGCAGGGTACCTGTGTGCGGTTTGTTCCACGGACCCACCAGAGAGACTTCATCGACATCCAGCCAAAGTCTGG GTGCTGGTCCTACCTTGGTTCGCGTGGTGGAGGGCAGACCGTGTCTCTCCAGAGCCCTCACTGTCTTCAGGTTGGAGTGATTTCCCATGAATTCATGCACACCCTCGGCTTTGTGCACGAGCAGTCCCGATTTGACAGGGACAACTATGTCACCATCATGTGGCCCAACATTTGGAGAG ATCGATTGAGGAACTTTGAGAAGTTCAGGTCTGACGGTCTGGACCTGCCATATGACTACGGCTCAATCATGCACTTTGGGAT gTACGCCTACTCTCAGGATGGGGAACCGACCATCATTGCTAAAAACAGCAAGGACATAAAGCTGGGCCAGAGATCAAGTCTCAGTAACATTGACAAGCTGAAAATCAACAGACTTTATAAATGTG gtGACAATGGTGATTGA